One Baekduia alba genomic window, CGAGGCGTTCTACATCGTCGGCCGCGACGTCAGCGACCGCCTGGCGATGGAGCACGAGCTCGCGCAGCGCGCCGAGCGCCTGGCCAACACCAACGCCGAGCTGCAGGACTTCGCCTACACCGCGTCGCACGACCTGTCCGAGCCGCTGCGGATGGTCGCGTCGTTCCTGGGGTTGTTGGAGCGCCGGACCGGCGACGCGCTGGACGACAAGGCCCGCGAGTACCTGCACCAGGCCAGCGACGGCGCGCTGCGGATGCGCCACCTCATCGACGACCTGCTGCTCTACTCGCGCGTCGCCAACGAGGCGCCGCGCCGCGAGCAGGTCGACCTCCGCGCGCTGGTCGACGACGTCCTCGGCGTCCTGGGCCCGGCGATCGAGCAGGAGCGCGCGCAGGTCGTCGTCCAGGACCTCCCGGTCCTCGAGGCCGAGCCGACCCAGCTCGCGCAGCTGCTGCAGAACCTGATCGGCAACGCGGTGAAGTTCCACCCGCCGGACCGCCCGCCGACCGTCACGGTCACGGCCCGGCGCACGATCGGCGCCTGCGTCGTCACGGTCGCCGACGACGGGATCGGGATCCCGGAGACCGACCAGGAGCGCATCTTCGCGATGTTCACCCGGCTGCACGGTCGCGACGAGTACGCCGGGACCGGCATCGGCCTCGCGATCTGCCGCCGGATCGCCGAGCGCCACGGCGGCCGCATCTACGTCGAGTCCGGCGTCGGTGCGGGCAGCGCGTTCCACACGCTGCTGCCGGACACGCCGGCCGCGCCCGGCACGCCCGAAGGCCGCTAGCCGACGTCGAAGCGCGCCGTGCGCAGGCGCGCCGCGGTGACGGTCGCCCACGGGTCGCCGAGCGCGTCCAGCGGCGCGGCCGCCGCCTCGACGTCGTAGGCCACGCGGTGCAGGGCCACGGCGCCGGCGTTCGGGTCGAGCGTCGCGTAGGCCGCGCGGACGTCGCCGTCCCACGGCTCGCCGACCGAGCCCGGGTTGACCAGCTCGATCCCGCTCGCGCTGCGGCGGGCGAACTGCAAGTGCGTGTGGCCGAAGATCACCCGCGGCTGCGTCACGCCGCCGAGCAGCCGGTCGTCGTCGGCGGATGACTCGGCGCCGAACGGCTCGACGTCGGACACCGGCGAGGCGTGCACGAACAGCGTCCCGTCGACGACCGCCGACGTCGGCAGCCCGCCCAGCTCG contains:
- a CDS encoding metallophosphoesterase family protein; amino-acid sequence: MLAILYDIHGNRPALDAVLADAEARGARRFVLGGDYSAFGAWPVECVERLRELPADTTWIRGNWERWQAAPDAAPGAEVIAGANAWVRAALGRGAVDELGGLPTSAVVDGTLFVHASPVSDVEPFGAESSADDDRLLGGVTQPRVIFGHTHLQFARRSASGIELVNPGSVGEPWDGDVRAAYATLDPNAGAVALHRVAYDVEAAAAPLDALGDPWATVTAARLRTARFDVG
- a CDS encoding sensor histidine kinase — translated: MDPTDTAAAAEAVVGGDAGHLARLFAMSPDLLAAAGFDGMLKLFNDAWETQLGWSREELGAKPYLDLVHPDDRAETRAQIARLAQGETIAEYVCRLMCKDGAIRWMAWSGGPGDEAFYIVGRDVSDRLAMEHELAQRAERLANTNAELQDFAYTASHDLSEPLRMVASFLGLLERRTGDALDDKAREYLHQASDGALRMRHLIDDLLLYSRVANEAPRREQVDLRALVDDVLGVLGPAIEQERAQVVVQDLPVLEAEPTQLAQLLQNLIGNAVKFHPPDRPPTVTVTARRTIGACVVTVADDGIGIPETDQERIFAMFTRLHGRDEYAGTGIGLAICRRIAERHGGRIYVESGVGAGSAFHTLLPDTPAAPGTPEGR